In bacterium, a single window of DNA contains:
- the queE gene encoding 7-carboxy-7-deazaguanine synthase: MAFYAPSGTQLAGYTSAVTSGQLTVTEIFHSIQGEGTQAGRPCVFVRLTGCPLRCVWCDTAYAFTGGTSMTIAAILAEVAAFGCPLVEVTGGEPLAQPGAVALMETLLDSGYEVMLETSGAYNLAPVNPRVKRIMDLKAPDSGEADRNRWANLDLLTPHDEVKFVLAGRADYEWARGVVAEHRLAARCPVLFSPVHGQLNYQELASWILADRLQVRFQAQLHKHIWDPATRGV; this comes from the coding sequence ATGGCATTCTACGCGCCCTCAGGCACACAACTCGCCGGGTACACTTCCGCCGTGACGTCCGGCCAGCTCACGGTGACCGAAATCTTCCACTCCATCCAGGGTGAAGGGACCCAGGCAGGCCGCCCCTGTGTCTTTGTCCGGCTGACCGGCTGCCCCTTGCGGTGTGTCTGGTGCGATACGGCGTATGCCTTCACCGGCGGCACGTCGATGACCATCGCGGCGATCCTGGCGGAGGTGGCGGCCTTCGGCTGTCCGCTGGTGGAGGTCACGGGGGGCGAACCCCTGGCACAGCCCGGAGCAGTCGCCCTCATGGAGACGTTGCTCGACAGCGGGTATGAGGTGATGCTCGAGACTTCCGGCGCGTACAACCTCGCCCCGGTGAATCCCCGGGTGAAACGGATCATGGACCTCAAGGCCCCTGACTCCGGCGAGGCAGACCGGAATCGTTGGGCGAATCTCGATCTGCTGACTCCCCACGACGAAGTGAAGTTCGTGCTGGCTGGTCGTGCCGATTATGAATGGGCGCGGGGCGTGGTGGCGGAGCACCGGCTCGCGGCACGCTGCCCGGTGCTCTTTTCCCCCGTGCATGGGCAACTCAACTATCAGGAGCTCGCCAGCTGGATCCTGGCGGATCGGCTCCAGGTTCGCTTTCAGGCACAATTGCACAAACACATCTGGGACCCCGCCACCCGGGGCGTCTGA
- the drrA gene encoding Daunorubicin/doxorubicin resistance ATP-binding protein DrrA, with translation MALTVPVVEVTDLTKHFGAVAAVRGISFAVAPGEFFGLLGPNGAGKTTTIKILSTLQLPTSGTARIAGHDVVQAPDAVRRRMGIIFQDPSLDDRLTARENLQFHAALYGIPSQVATERIGILLEVMGLTERAGSPPRTFSGGMKRRLEVARALLHVPSILILDEPTTGLDPQSRRAFWDLIRSIRNEREVSVLLTTHYMEEAEVCDRLAIMDEGQIIALDSPAALKGDLKGETIELRLAPGEAPADFPYPAEAMADNKWRLKVEQADTALPLLVERFGTRILSLDVQRPSLDDVFIALTGKAIREAEMDGKGRMRQIMQRHGGRFR, from the coding sequence ATGGCGCTCACCGTCCCGGTCGTGGAGGTCACCGACCTCACCAAGCACTTTGGCGCGGTGGCCGCGGTCCGGGGGATTAGTTTTGCGGTGGCGCCCGGGGAATTTTTTGGCCTGCTGGGTCCGAACGGGGCCGGGAAAACCACCACCATCAAGATTCTGTCGACTCTGCAGCTGCCGACCTCGGGGACCGCCCGGATCGCGGGCCACGATGTCGTCCAGGCCCCCGATGCGGTGCGTCGGCGCATGGGGATCATCTTCCAGGACCCCTCCCTGGATGACCGCCTCACCGCCCGGGAGAATTTGCAGTTTCACGCGGCGCTCTATGGCATCCCTTCGCAGGTCGCCACGGAGCGGATCGGCATTCTGCTGGAGGTCATGGGGCTGACAGAGCGGGCGGGAAGCCCCCCCCGGACCTTCAGTGGCGGGATGAAGCGTCGCCTGGAAGTCGCCAGAGCGCTGCTGCATGTCCCCAGCATTCTGATCCTCGATGAACCGACAACAGGACTCGATCCGCAGTCGCGGCGCGCCTTTTGGGACCTGATCCGGAGTATCCGCAACGAGCGCGAAGTGAGTGTCCTGCTCACCACACACTATATGGAAGAAGCCGAAGTCTGCGACCGGCTGGCAATCATGGACGAGGGGCAGATCATCGCGCTGGACTCGCCTGCCGCCCTCAAGGGGGATCTGAAGGGCGAAACCATCGAACTCCGTCTGGCTCCTGGTGAGGCGCCCGCGGACTTTCCCTATCCGGCGGAAGCAATGGCGGACAACAAGTGGCGACTGAAGGTCGAGCAGGCAGACACCGCCCTGCCACTCCTGGTGGAGCGGTTCGGGACACGGATCCTGTCCCTCGATGTGCAGCGTCCGAGCCTCGATGATGTCTTTATCGCGCTGACCGGCAAGGCGATTCGGGAAGCGGAAATGGATGGCAAGGGACGAATGCGGCAGATCATGCAGCGCCACGGAGGTCGCTTCCGGTGA
- the yadH gene encoding Inner membrane transport permease YadH: protein MSQPIATSTAALQQLAGWAAGDLPEETTLRRYGRAIYYLWLRELLRYFREPVTFYGSLVRPILWLFVLGVGMQAHFAPQGVTGDVTYTQYIFPGIVTMSVLFTGLFQGVTMIFDREFGFLKEIMAAPVPTLAILIGKLVGGATLAMIQGVIVLAFAPAVHVHFPLIQLPLILGVMFMMALGTTAIGLLIAQRMTSFEGFGTIVNFLVFPLYFLSGAMFPPTGLPPWLQTLVYLDPLAYGVDAFRHLLLGSGVFPLALDLGLSVGLSLVLIVLNLMWFRRTS, encoded by the coding sequence TTGAGCCAGCCCATCGCGACCTCCACCGCTGCGCTCCAGCAGCTCGCGGGCTGGGCGGCCGGTGATCTGCCGGAAGAAACGACCCTGCGTCGCTACGGCAGAGCGATCTACTACCTTTGGCTGCGGGAGCTGCTGCGGTACTTCCGGGAACCGGTGACGTTCTATGGGTCACTGGTCCGTCCGATCCTCTGGCTCTTTGTGCTGGGGGTCGGGATGCAGGCGCATTTCGCGCCACAGGGGGTGACCGGGGATGTCACCTATACGCAGTACATCTTTCCCGGCATCGTGACGATGAGTGTGCTCTTTACGGGACTCTTTCAGGGCGTCACGATGATTTTCGACCGGGAGTTCGGCTTCCTCAAGGAGATTATGGCGGCCCCGGTCCCGACCCTGGCGATTCTGATCGGGAAACTGGTGGGAGGCGCGACCCTCGCCATGATTCAGGGTGTCATCGTGCTGGCCTTTGCCCCAGCGGTACATGTCCATTTTCCCCTGATCCAATTGCCGCTCATCCTGGGGGTCATGTTCATGATGGCGCTCGGCACCACCGCCATCGGACTGCTGATCGCCCAGCGGATGACGAGCTTCGAAGGGTTCGGGACGATCGTCAATTTTCTGGTGTTTCCCCTTTACTTTTTGTCCGGGGCAATGTTCCCGCCGACAGGTCTGCCCCCCTGGTTGCAGACGCTGGTCTATCTCGACCCTCTCGCGTATGGGGTCGATGCCTTTCGGCATCTGCTACTGGGTTCCGGGGTCTTTCCGCTGGCGCTCGATCTGGGGTTGTCAGTAGGCTTGAGCCTGGTGCTTATCGTGCTGAATCTGATGTGGTTCCGACGGACCAGTTAG
- the yidA gene encoding Sugar phosphatase YidA produces MALDLDGTLLLPDQSIPPSAIRALSEAVDRGAAVVITTGRRYRAAIEPLRDLPWPCFVLSHNGALLKDPHTHETIERIDFPAALLGVTWQAILAEGLAPVAHLDRFGNPPEIWSIPADPGTYHAEVLTRRYDGLVAIAPPEHLPPGPVIQLLAFGSPEATSAAADHLDRQFPGALYLHAMQVPPAPSFVLEVLDPAGGKWPGVQRIAAACGIPLSRVVAVGDDANDLPMLRGAAIGVAMGNATAAALAAADVRVAANDADGIAEAVQTCLLPLLD; encoded by the coding sequence ATGGCTCTGGATCTCGATGGCACACTCCTGCTGCCGGACCAGTCCATCCCGCCCTCGGCCATCCGTGCACTCAGCGAGGCTGTCGACCGGGGAGCAGCGGTCGTCATTACCACCGGACGCCGATATCGCGCTGCCATTGAACCCCTGCGGGACCTCCCCTGGCCCTGTTTTGTGTTGTCACACAACGGCGCGCTGCTCAAAGACCCTCACACCCACGAGACCATCGAGCGGATCGACTTTCCCGCCGCACTCCTCGGCGTCACCTGGCAGGCGATTCTGGCCGAAGGGCTTGCCCCGGTGGCACATCTGGATCGCTTTGGTAACCCCCCGGAAATCTGGTCAATTCCCGCGGACCCCGGCACCTATCACGCCGAGGTCCTGACCCGCCGCTACGATGGCCTGGTCGCCATCGCCCCGCCAGAGCACCTCCCGCCGGGTCCGGTGATTCAGTTGCTGGCATTCGGCTCCCCGGAGGCGACCTCTGCTGCCGCTGATCATCTCGACCGGCAGTTCCCCGGAGCCCTTTATCTCCACGCGATGCAGGTGCCCCCGGCTCCCAGCTTTGTGCTGGAAGTCCTCGACCCCGCAGGGGGGAAGTGGCCCGGCGTTCAGCGGATTGCGGCCGCCTGCGGCATCCCTCTCTCGCGTGTCGTAGCGGTGGGCGATGACGCCAACGATCTGCCCATGCTGCGGGGAGCCGCCATCGGAGTCGCGATGGGTAATGCCACAGCCGCCGCCCTTGCCGCCGCCGATGTCCGGGTCGCAGCGAACGATGCCGATGGCATCGCCGAGGCTGTCCAGACCTGCCTGTTGCCGCTGCTGGACTAA
- the queD_1 gene encoding 6-carboxy-5,6,7,8-tetrahydropterin synthase, translating to MPTTLVKTFTFEAAHRLPYLPSDHKCYRLHGHSFRAEVAVTGELDPALGWVIDYADIKAACAPVREALDHRYLNEVPGLENPTSELIAQWIWERLKPVLPGLVRVTVAETCTARCDFTGP from the coding sequence ATGCCAACCACGCTGGTCAAAACCTTCACCTTCGAGGCGGCCCACCGGCTGCCGTACCTGCCGTCAGACCACAAGTGCTACCGGCTGCACGGGCATTCCTTCAGGGCGGAGGTAGCCGTCACCGGGGAGCTGGACCCGGCGCTGGGGTGGGTCATCGACTATGCCGACATCAAGGCGGCTTGTGCACCGGTCCGGGAAGCGCTGGATCATCGATATCTGAATGAAGTCCCGGGACTGGAGAATCCGACCTCGGAGCTGATCGCTCAATGGATCTGGGAGCGTCTGAAGCCGGTCCTGCCGGGACTGGTCCGGGTCACGGTGGCGGAAACATGTACGGCACGTTGTGATTTCACGGGCCCGTAG